From the genome of Geoglobus ahangari, one region includes:
- a CDS encoding single-stranded-DNA-specific exonuclease RecJ, with amino-acid sequence MFEMLRVEAKRAVRILEKHEFARVYTHYDVDGISSGAIIATALLRRGIQFHLSFLSGLNDGVEVEDELVIFADMGSGYPDVISSIDANVIVVDHHFPVGRIEARREFAHINPHLAGIDGSYELSASGTAFIFANEVGDNSDLSSLALLGMIGDKQKISGGNAEIVKKGVESGHIDEKEGLRMISGSVRDVLRLSLEPYLDFYSKEEELEEFLERVRINGDREFDELSREEERRLANAIVLRVLNMNSYPGVVEDFTGKKFFLKSELVRNAVMMSEIVNATGRKASQSIGFGICMRDESYLEKGHELWRKFTVEIHEEIERRRHEVKEGECIRYLIMEEGSSTGPIASVFSRYLFADRPFVAINIKKDGRVKVSARSNQKLAERVDLAEVMRIAAEKVGGRGGGHVVAAGANISADVVDEFVKEVDRLCCTQLGWR; translated from the coding sequence ATGTTCGAAATGCTCAGAGTGGAGGCAAAGAGAGCAGTCAGGATTCTCGAGAAGCACGAGTTTGCCCGGGTTTACACGCACTACGACGTTGACGGAATCTCATCCGGAGCGATAATCGCCACCGCTCTCCTCAGAAGGGGAATTCAGTTTCACCTGTCATTTCTCAGCGGTTTGAATGACGGTGTTGAGGTTGAGGACGAGCTTGTCATATTCGCCGACATGGGCAGCGGGTACCCGGACGTGATCTCGAGCATTGATGCCAACGTTATTGTTGTGGACCACCACTTCCCGGTTGGCAGGATAGAGGCGAGAAGGGAGTTCGCGCACATAAACCCCCATCTGGCCGGAATAGACGGCTCGTACGAGCTCTCGGCAAGCGGCACAGCATTTATATTCGCCAACGAGGTTGGAGACAACTCAGACCTCTCGTCCCTCGCGCTTCTCGGGATGATTGGCGATAAGCAGAAGATATCCGGGGGGAATGCGGAGATCGTAAAGAAAGGGGTCGAGAGCGGGCACATTGACGAGAAAGAGGGGCTCCGGATGATATCGGGCAGTGTGAGAGACGTGCTCAGGCTGAGCCTCGAGCCCTACCTCGACTTCTACTCAAAGGAAGAGGAGCTCGAGGAGTTTCTGGAGAGGGTCAGAATTAACGGAGACAGGGAGTTTGACGAGCTCTCAAGGGAGGAGGAGAGGAGGCTCGCGAACGCCATAGTTCTGAGGGTTCTGAACATGAACTCCTACCCCGGAGTCGTCGAGGACTTCACCGGAAAGAAGTTCTTCCTGAAGAGCGAGCTTGTCAGAAATGCGGTGATGATGAGCGAGATCGTGAATGCGACCGGCAGGAAAGCCTCCCAGTCAATCGGCTTCGGGATATGCATGAGAGATGAAAGCTATTTAGAGAAGGGACATGAGCTCTGGAGGAAGTTCACCGTGGAGATACACGAGGAGATCGAAAGGAGGAGGCATGAGGTCAAGGAAGGGGAATGCATAAGGTACCTGATCATGGAGGAGGGCTCATCAACCGGCCCCATCGCCTCGGTGTTTTCCCGCTACCTCTTCGCCGACAGGCCCTTTGTGGCGATAAACATAAAGAAGGACGGGAGGGTGAAGGTCTCCGCCCGCTCCAACCAGAAGCTTGCAGAGAGGGTCGATCTGGCGGAGGTTATGAGGATAGCCGCGGAGAAGGTCGGTGGAAGGGGTGGAGGGCACGTTGTGGCAGCTGGAGCGAACATAAGCGCGGACGTGGTCGATGAATTCGTGAAGGAGGTGGACAGACTTTGCTGTACACAGTTAGGCTGGAGATAG
- the mer gene encoding 5,10-methylenetetrahydromethanopterin reductase: MKFGIEFVPNMKYYELEYYVKLAEDSGFEYTWITDHYNNRNVYSMLTILALKTSKIKLGPGVTNPYHISPALTASAIATINELSNGRAVLGIGAGDKVTFDRIGISWTKPLRRMREAVEIIRALHRGKSVSYDGEIFKFNGARLDFKAGNIPIYIGAQGPKMLQLAAELGDGVLINASHPRDFEAAKENIDAGLNKAGKSRDEFDVVAYASMSVDKDATKARNASKIVVAFIVAGSPDVIFERHGISMDDVNKVREALNNAFTKGDWPGVSKAVTDEMIDCFSISGSPDEVIERIKELSKSGVTQVVAGSPIGPDKKKSIQLIGKEIIPAFKE, from the coding sequence ATGAAGTTCGGAATCGAGTTTGTTCCAAACATGAAGTACTACGAGCTCGAATACTACGTGAAGCTCGCGGAAGACAGCGGTTTTGAGTACACGTGGATAACAGACCACTACAACAACAGAAACGTTTACTCGATGCTGACCATCCTTGCCCTGAAGACCAGCAAAATAAAGCTCGGCCCCGGTGTCACGAACCCGTACCACATCTCCCCAGCCCTGACCGCGTCTGCAATAGCCACGATAAACGAGCTGAGCAACGGAAGGGCTGTCCTCGGAATCGGAGCAGGTGACAAGGTCACGTTCGACAGGATCGGCATAAGCTGGACCAAGCCCCTCAGGAGGATGAGGGAGGCTGTAGAGATCATAAGGGCTCTCCACAGAGGGAAGTCCGTAAGCTACGACGGAGAGATCTTCAAGTTCAACGGAGCGAGGCTGGACTTCAAGGCCGGCAACATCCCGATCTACATAGGCGCTCAGGGTCCGAAGATGCTCCAGCTCGCTGCTGAGCTCGGAGACGGAGTGCTGATAAACGCCTCCCACCCGAGAGACTTTGAGGCCGCTAAGGAGAACATTGACGCTGGACTGAACAAGGCAGGAAAGAGCAGGGACGAGTTCGACGTTGTCGCCTACGCATCGATGAGCGTTGACAAGGACGCGACCAAGGCGAGGAACGCCTCGAAGATAGTCGTCGCATTCATCGTCGCCGGCTCTCCAGATGTGATCTTCGAGAGGCACGGAATAAGCATGGACGACGTCAACAAGGTCAGAGAGGCTCTGAACAACGCGTTCACCAAGGGAGACTGGCCAGGCGTGAGCAAGGCTGTTACGGACGAGATGATCGACTGCTTCTCAATCAGCGGCTCACCGGACGAGGTCATCGAGAGGATCAAGGAGCTCTCCAAGTCGGGAGTCACGCAGGTCGTCGCCGGGTCGCCAATAGGTCCGGACAAGAAGAAGTCAATCCAGCTCATCGGAAAGGAGATTATCCCGGCTTTCAAGGAGTAA